The following are encoded in a window of Manihot esculenta cultivar AM560-2 chromosome 8, M.esculenta_v8, whole genome shotgun sequence genomic DNA:
- the LOC110620099 gene encoding reticulon-like protein B12 isoform X2 yields MGSSDRLFNRQRTVHEIFGGGFDVILWRQKNVTVGILLVALASWVVFERSGYTLLSLVSSVLLLLLTTLFFWAKSAAILNRPAPPLPELHLSEEMVNEFAAFIRTRLNAILLVSQDIALGKDTNLFFEVAGYLLLISIVGGLADFITLGYTSLVIILTIPALYERYEDIIDKYVKMVCKKSQQLYVKFNVECIRKWILEKQKLG; encoded by the exons ATGGGTTCATCGGATCGGTTATTCAACAGGCAAAGAACCGTCCATGAGATCTTTGGAGGAGGATTCG ATGTGATACTATGGAGGCAAAAGAATGTTACTGTTGGGATATTGTTAGTAGCTCTAGCTTCTTGGGTGGTGTTTGAGAGATCGGGTTACACTCTGTTGTCACTTGTTTCTAGtgtccttctcctcctccttaccACTCTCTTTTTTTGGGCCAAATCTGCTGCCATTCTTAACAG ACCTGCTCCACCTTTACCGGAGTTGCATCTCTCAGAAGAAATGGTAAATGAATTTGCAGCTTTCATCCGGACTCGTTTGAACGCTATTCTCTTAGTTTCCCAGGACATTGCCTTGGGTAAGGACACAAATTTGTTCTTTGAAGTTGCTGGATACCTGTTGCTGATATCTATTGTTGGTGGCTTAGCTGATTTTATTACTTTGGGTTACACAA GTCTTGTTATTATACTTACAATTCCAGCCCTCTATGAAAGGTATGaagatattattgataaatatgtgAAGATGGTGTGCAAGAAATCACAGCAGTTGTATGTTAAGTTTAATGTAGAATGTATTCGAAAATGGATTTTGGAGAAGCAGAAACTCGGCTGA
- the LOC110620099 gene encoding reticulon-like protein B12 isoform X1, whose translation MGSSDRLFNRQRTVHEIFGGGFVADVILWRQKNVTVGILLVALASWVVFERSGYTLLSLVSSVLLLLLTTLFFWAKSAAILNRPAPPLPELHLSEEMVNEFAAFIRTRLNAILLVSQDIALGKDTNLFFEVAGYLLLISIVGGLADFITLGYTSLVIILTIPALYERYEDIIDKYVKMVCKKSQQLYVKFNVECIRKWILEKQKLG comes from the exons ATGGGTTCATCGGATCGGTTATTCAACAGGCAAAGAACCGTCCATGAGATCTTTGGAGGAGGATTCG TTGCAGATGTGATACTATGGAGGCAAAAGAATGTTACTGTTGGGATATTGTTAGTAGCTCTAGCTTCTTGGGTGGTGTTTGAGAGATCGGGTTACACTCTGTTGTCACTTGTTTCTAGtgtccttctcctcctccttaccACTCTCTTTTTTTGGGCCAAATCTGCTGCCATTCTTAACAG ACCTGCTCCACCTTTACCGGAGTTGCATCTCTCAGAAGAAATGGTAAATGAATTTGCAGCTTTCATCCGGACTCGTTTGAACGCTATTCTCTTAGTTTCCCAGGACATTGCCTTGGGTAAGGACACAAATTTGTTCTTTGAAGTTGCTGGATACCTGTTGCTGATATCTATTGTTGGTGGCTTAGCTGATTTTATTACTTTGGGTTACACAA GTCTTGTTATTATACTTACAATTCCAGCCCTCTATGAAAGGTATGaagatattattgataaatatgtgAAGATGGTGTGCAAGAAATCACAGCAGTTGTATGTTAAGTTTAATGTAGAATGTATTCGAAAATGGATTTTGGAGAAGCAGAAACTCGGCTGA
- the LOC110621213 gene encoding E3 ubiquitin-protein ligase HAKAI homolog produces the protein MLIRLSKQSSESGGGVVKPLPVDSVTVACPEHLVLADLPVAKGIGAATAATVVKTVGRRSRRQLGERVHFCVRCDFPIAIYGRLSPCEHAFCLDCARSDSICYLCDERIQKIQTIKMMEGIFICAAPHCLKSFLKRSEFECHIHENHTDLLQPNSEKENGNESEVQSAKQHSTSDSTVQASSRSVMPGSNSQFLDSEDKARRQQPREQLSRAMVQPRPPFFGQAQNYPPDLQPDNNRPPGFDRSGIPFQQSMQGGPQQESNQFSDKQQGILSETPLPEYPPMHPIQPSNFGVPMSSNPMMTPQYGLPPFQPEGAQPFYGAPYEMGQMARPDSTPEVGAEQGSLLGFPPGPAGANFMANYPQPWNSGATPGGQAIPDGFPNLSDSRGNIAYYQGDYGRNPGVMPMIPPTPPSGNKGMEAVQGGAMDSRDGKGILAPQPFQYPPPPPPPPPMLHSSQPKRSKYYSSDIGHEGQGFGWQHENRDGFGSGQE, from the exons ATGCTAATTCGGCTCAGCAAACAATCTTCAGAAAGTGGTGGAGGTGTGGTGAAGCCCTTGCCCGTAGATTCTGTGACGGTTGCATGCCCTGAACACCTAGTACTTGCTGATCTCCCTGTTGCAAAGGGCATTGGAGCAGCGACTGCAGCTACTGTTGTCAAGACTGTGGGTCGTAGGTCCAGACGCCAGCTTGGTGAACGGGTCCACTTCTGTGTCCGCTGTGATTTCCCGATTGCCATCTATGGACGCCTG AGCCCCTGCGAGCATGCCTTCTGCCTTGATTGTGCCAGGAGTGATTCAATCTGCTATCT TTGTGATGAACGCATCCAGAAGATTCAGACAATTAAAATGATGGAAGGAATCTTCATCTGCGCTGCACCTCACTGCCTCAAATCTTTCCTGAAGAGGTCCGAGTTTGAATGTCACATTCATGAGAACCATACAGATCTTCTACAGCCAAATTCAGAGAAGGAGAATGGTAATGAATCAGAGGTCCAAAGTGCCAAACAACATTCAACTTCAGATTCCACAGTTCAAGCTTCCTCAAGATCAGTCATGCCTGGTTCAAATTCTCAGTTTCTTGATTCTGAAGATAAAGCTCGTAGGCAGCAGCCTAGAGAACAACTATCTAGGGCAATGGTGCAACCAAGACCCCCCTTTTTTGGTCAAGCTCAAAATTATCCTCCAGACCTCCAGCCAGACAACAATCGCCCTCCTGGATTTGACCGGTCAGGCATCCCGTTCCAGCAAAGCATGCAGGGTGGCCCACAGCAAGAGTCAAACCAGTTTTCAGACAAGCAGCAAGGAATTTTATCTGAGACCCCACTGCCTGAATACCCGCCTATGCATCCCATTCAACCATCAAATTTTGGTGTACCAATGAGTTCTAATCCGATGATGACTCCTCAATATGGTCTACCTCCTTTTCAACCTGAGGGTGCTCAGCCATTTTATGGGGCACCGTATGAGATGGGACAGATGGCTAGGCCAGATTCAACCCCGGAAGTTGGAGCTGAACAAGGATCTTTGTTGGGTTTCCCCCCAGGTCCAGCAGGAGCTAATTTCATGGCAAACTATCCACAGCCGTGGAACTCTGGAGCAACACCAGGGGGTCAGGCAATTCCAGATGGTTTTCCAAACCTGTCAGATTCTCGTGGAAACATTGCATATTATCAAGGTGATTACGGACGGAATCCAGGAGTCATGCCGATGATTCCTCCAACCCCACCCTCAGGCAACAAGGGGATGGAAGCTGTGCAGGGTGGTGCTATGGATTCCAGGGATGGCAAAGGCATACTGGCCCCACAACCATTTCAatacccaccaccacctccccCTCCACCTCCCATGCTTCACTCATCTCAGCctaaacgatccaagtactatTCTAGTGATATTGGTCATGAAGGACAAGGTTTTGGGTGGCAGCATGAGAACCGAGATGGCTTTGGAAGCGGCCAGGAGTAG
- the LOC110620307 gene encoding mitochondrial uncoupling protein 1 has product MVADTKAKSDISFAGTFASSAFAACFAEICTIPLDTAKVRLQLQKKAVAGEGLALPKYRGMLGTVATIAREEGLTALWKGIVPGLHRQCLFGGLRIGLYEPVKTFYVGSDFVGDVPLTKKILAALTTGALAITVANPTDLVKVRLQAEGKLPPGVPRRYTGALNAYSTIVRQEGVGALWTGLGPNVARNAIINAAELASYDQVKQTILKIPGFTDNVVTHLLSGLGAGFFAVCIGSPVDVVKSRMMGDSAYKSTLDCFIKTLKNDGPLAFYKGFIPNFGRLGSWNVIMFLTLEQAKKFVRSLESS; this is encoded by the exons ATGGTGGCCGATACCAAAGCTAAATCTGATATATCCTTTGCCGGAACTTTTGCTAGCAGCGCTTTCGCTGCATGCTTTGCCGAG ATATGCACAATTCCCCTTGACACTGCAAAAGTTAGGCTCCAGCTTCAAAAGAAAGCTGTTGCTGGTGAGGGTCTGGCCTTACCAAAATACAGGGGCATGTTGGGAACAGTTGCCACCATTGCTAGGGAAGAAGGTCTAACAGCACTCTGGAAAGGCATTGTACCAGGGCTTCACCGACAATGCCTGTTTGGAGGGTTAAGAATCGGGTTATATGAGCCT GTTAAGACCTTTTATGTAGGCAGTGACTTTGTTGGAGATGTTCCTTTAACCAAGAAAATTCTTGCTGCACTTACTACTG GTGCTCTGGCAATTACTGTGGCAAATCCAACTGATCTTGTGAAAGTTAGACTTCAAGCTGAGGGAAAATTGCCACCTGGTGTGCCGAGGCGCTACACTGGAGCATTGAATGCTTATTCTACAATTGTGAGGCAG GAAGGAGTTGGTGCACTTTGGACTGGGCTTGGACCCAACGTAGCCCGAAATGCTATTATAAATGCTGCTGAACTTGCTAGCTATGATCAAGTGAAGCAG ACAATTCTGAAAATTCCTGGGTTCACTGATAATGTTGTCACTCATCTCCTTTCTGGGCTTGGGGCAGGTTTCTTTGCTGTTTGTATTGGCTCCCCAGTTGATGTG GTTAAGTCGAGAATGATGGGGGATTCTGCTTACAAGAGCACACTAGATTGCTTCATTAAAACACTCAAGAACGAT GGGCCTTTGGCTTTCTACAAGGGCTTCATCCCAAACTTTGGACGGCTAGGATCCTGGAACGTGATCATGTTTCTAACCTTAGAACAG GCTAAGAAATTTGTGAGAAGTTTAGAATCATCTTGA